One genomic segment of Sminthopsis crassicaudata isolate SCR6 chromosome 2, ASM4859323v1, whole genome shotgun sequence includes these proteins:
- the ANKRD63 gene encoding ankyrin repeat domain-containing protein 63, protein MLKPKDLCPRAGTRTFLEAMQAGKVHLARFVLDALDRSIIDCRAEQGRTPLMVAVGLPDPTLRSRFVRLLLEQGAAVNLRDERGRTALSLACERGHLDAVQLLVQYSGDPEAADSAGNSPVMWAAACGHGAVLEFLVRSFRRLGLRLDRTNRAGLTALQLAAARGHGPCVQALTGPWGRAAAAAAARARGSTSDSPPGRPSAAPSPERRRPSPRRLPRPLLARFARAAGGHGGETGPGGKGSGRQRSFGNERPEFGRSMSLALGSVTEEEAARVRAAAQLPRPNSPQASGTGRWRSQELLEGKALALIKAPGGLTPHPEGGPGRGRLGLRRRSTAPDIPSLVGEALGSDSGLEQELDSLPLTLPGQQTPWQGGTEADAVVLQAQR, encoded by the coding sequence ATGTTGAAGCCAAAGGATCTGTGCCCTCGGGCGGGCACTCGTACTTTTTTGGAGGCGATGCAAGCTGGCAAGGTGCACCTGGCGCGTTTTGTCCTGGACGCCTTGGACCGTAGCATCATTGATTGTCGGGCGGAGCAGGGACGTACGCCGCTCATGGTGGCTGTAGGGTTGCCGGACCCCACGCTCAGATCCCGCTTCGTTCGGTTGTTGCTGGAACAGGGCGCGGCCGTGAACCTGCGAGACGAGAGGGGCCGCACGGCGCTGAGCCTGGCCTGCGAGCGGGGTCACCTGGACGCGGTGCAGCTGCTGGTGCAGTACAGCGGCGACCCAGAGGCGGCCGATTCGGCGGGTAATAGCCCAGTGATGTGGGCCGCCGCGTGTGGCCACGGCGCTGTGCTCGAATTCCTGGTGCGCTCTTTCCGCCGCCTTGGTTTGCGCCTCGACCGCACTAACCGCGCGGGCCTCACAGCTTTGCAGCTCGCGGCCGCCAGAGGCCATGGGCCTTGTGTCCAAGCGCTCACCGGGCCCTGGGGTCGTGCTGCCGCTGCGGCGGCCGCCCGCGCCCGGGGCTCTACGTCGGACAGTCCCCCAGGCCGGCCCAGTGCTGCGCCCAGCCCCGAGCGTCGCCGGCCTAGCCCTCGCCGCCTTCCACGGCCTCTTCTGGCCCGCTTCGCCCGGGCGGCTGGAGGCCATGGGGGTGAAACAGGCCCCGGGGGCAAAGGCTCGGGCCGGCAGAGATCGTTTGGCAACGAGCGGCCCGAATTTGGCCGCAGCATGAGCTTGGCTCTAGGCTCAGTGACCGAGGAGGAGGCTGCGCGGGTCCGGGCGGCTGCGCAGCTACCCCGTCCCAATTCCCCTCAGGCCTCGGGCACAGGGAGGTGGCGCTCTCAGGAGCTATTGGAAGGCAAGGCTCTGGCCCTAATCAAGGCTCCTGGAGGGCTTACTCCCCATCCCGAGGGCGGGCCTGGCAGAGGCCGTCTCGGGCTGCGTCGCCGTTCTACTGCGCCGGACATCCCCAGCCTAGTGGGGGAGGCGCTAGGGTCAGACAGTGGGCTGGAGCAGGAGCTTGACTCGCTGCCCCTCACTCTGCCTGGCCAGCAGACCCCTTGGCAAGGGGGCACCGAGGCAGACGCAGTGGTCTTGCAAGCCCAGCGGTGA